A stretch of Gossypium hirsutum isolate 1008001.06 chromosome A06, Gossypium_hirsutum_v2.1, whole genome shotgun sequence DNA encodes these proteins:
- the LOC107961072 gene encoding uncharacterized protein isoform X2: MDQEERCDRVEISKNSSQFDSNSINGAVFVKNSDENAGLRLQNDEFGSCKHVEISYVSGIGSVSSQNGQSIKNSSSLVEGNVNNGVVSSEGSIETIETRVIDERLSQVGDECVVETIVMVESNGVLAEMPVGKVPERDGSCVIDINGSTGGTRWFKDSYDGERVCRICHLNSEQLLESNDSISTTAAVTDLIQLGCGCKDELGIVHSHCAEAWFKLKGNRMCEICGQTAENITGVRDNRFIEDRHEQGSTSGVDFISSDQGTGCWRGQPFCNFLMACLGCVRFSMHI; encoded by the exons ATGGATCAAGAGGAAAGGTGTGATAGGGTAGAAATTAGTAAGAATTCGAGTCAATTTGACTCGAATTCGATTAACGGGGCtgtttttgtgaaaaattctgaTGAAAATGCTGGTTTGAGATTACAAAATGATGAATTTGGATCATGTAAACATGTGGAGATTAGTTATGTGAGTGGAATCGGTTCAGTTTCGAGTCAAAATGGTCAGAGTATCAAGAATTCGAGTAGTTTAGTCGAAGGAAATGTAAACAATGGTGTGGTATCGAGTGAGGGATCGATTGAAACAATCGAGACTAGAGTCATCGATGAAAGACTCAGTCAAGTCGGTGATGAATGTGTGGTTGAGACCATTGTCATGGTTGAAAGTAATGGTGTATTAGCAGAAATGCCGGTTGGAAAGGTTCCTGAAAGAGATGGCTCGTGTGTCATCGATATAAACGGAAGTACCGGTGGTACGAGATGGTTTAAGGATAGTTATGACGGGGAAAGAGTTTGTCGGATTTGCCATTTGAACTCGGAGCAATTGCTTGAATCTAATGATAGTATATCAACTACTGCAGCTGTTACTGATCTAATTCAACTCGGTTGCGGGTGCAAAGACGAGCTCGGGATTGTGCATAGTCATTGCGCTGAGGCTTGGTTTAAGCTAAAAGGAAACAG AATGTGCGAAATATGTGGTCAAACAGCAGAGAATATCACTGGGGTTCGAGATAACAGATTTATCGAAGATCGGCATGAACAAGGATCTACAAGTGGGGTCGATTTTATTTCATCCGATCAGGGTACGGGATGTTGGCGTGGACAACCGTTCTGTAACTTCCTCATGGCATGTCTG GGGTGTGTCAGGTTTTCAATGCACATATAG
- the LOC107961072 gene encoding uncharacterized protein isoform X1 produces MDQEERCDRVEISKNSSQFDSNSINGAVFVKNSDENAGLRLQNDEFGSCKHVEISYVSGIGSVSSQNGQSIKNSSSLVEGNVNNGVVSSEGSIETIETRVIDERLSQVGDECVVETIVMVESNGVLAEMPVGKVPERDGSCVIDINGSTGGTRWFKDSYDGERVCRICHLNSEQLLESNDSISTTAAVTDLIQLGCGCKDELGIVHSHCAEAWFKLKGNRMCEICGQTAENITGVRDNRFIEDRHEQGSTSGVDFISSDQGTGCWRGQPFCNFLMACLVISFVVPWFFHVNMF; encoded by the exons ATGGATCAAGAGGAAAGGTGTGATAGGGTAGAAATTAGTAAGAATTCGAGTCAATTTGACTCGAATTCGATTAACGGGGCtgtttttgtgaaaaattctgaTGAAAATGCTGGTTTGAGATTACAAAATGATGAATTTGGATCATGTAAACATGTGGAGATTAGTTATGTGAGTGGAATCGGTTCAGTTTCGAGTCAAAATGGTCAGAGTATCAAGAATTCGAGTAGTTTAGTCGAAGGAAATGTAAACAATGGTGTGGTATCGAGTGAGGGATCGATTGAAACAATCGAGACTAGAGTCATCGATGAAAGACTCAGTCAAGTCGGTGATGAATGTGTGGTTGAGACCATTGTCATGGTTGAAAGTAATGGTGTATTAGCAGAAATGCCGGTTGGAAAGGTTCCTGAAAGAGATGGCTCGTGTGTCATCGATATAAACGGAAGTACCGGTGGTACGAGATGGTTTAAGGATAGTTATGACGGGGAAAGAGTTTGTCGGATTTGCCATTTGAACTCGGAGCAATTGCTTGAATCTAATGATAGTATATCAACTACTGCAGCTGTTACTGATCTAATTCAACTCGGTTGCGGGTGCAAAGACGAGCTCGGGATTGTGCATAGTCATTGCGCTGAGGCTTGGTTTAAGCTAAAAGGAAACAG AATGTGCGAAATATGTGGTCAAACAGCAGAGAATATCACTGGGGTTCGAGATAACAGATTTATCGAAGATCGGCATGAACAAGGATCTACAAGTGGGGTCGATTTTATTTCATCCGATCAGGGTACGGGATGTTGGCGTGGACAACCGTTCTGTAACTTCCTCATGGCATGTCTGGTAATATCCTTTGTAGTTCCATGGTTCTTTCATGTAAATATGTTTTAG